TGTGGCGCAACCCCTGGGTCAGGGTGGCTGTGTTTGCACTGAGCATCTACCTGTTTTTTCAATTCTTGCAGACCATCACCAGCGTGATTCTGGTGTTTCTGTTCGCCTACTTGATTGCTTACCTCTTCAACCCCATGCTGGACTGGCTGCAAAAAAGGCGGGTGCGGCGTGGGGTGGGGATCTTGCTGGTGATTTTGCTGCTGGTGGCTTTTGTGGTGCTGGGGATTTTCATCCTGATTGCGGTGGTCAACCAGCTCACTTCATTTGCCCAGCAACTTCCCCAGCTCATTGAATCGGGGGGCACCTTTTTCAGAGGATTGCTCAAGCGGTTCAATGACTTTGAGCAGGTTCCTTGGATTGCCCAGTATTCAGACCAGTTGGGCGAGATGTGGCAACGCAATGTTTCCACGTTGTCTCAGAATGCTTTGAAGTTTTTTCAGGGTTTGTTGCAACAATCCGGAACTTTTCTGGGCAATTTCGCCAACTCGGTGCTGCAAGGGGTTTTCATTCTGATCCTGTCCATTTACCTGATGTCCGATTACCACCGGGTGAACCAGACCCTCTTGAAAATTTTTCCTGAGCGCTGGCAGCCCAAAGTGCTGGAACTCAGTGCGCAGGTGAACACCGCCATTGGGGGTTACCTGAGGGGCCAGATCACCATTGCCACCATTGTGGGTTCGATTGTGGGGATTGGGCTGGCCATCATTGGGGTGCCTTCTGCACTGGCGCTTGGGTTCATTGCAGGTTTGTTCAACATCATCCCTTATCTGGGGGTGATCATTGCCATTGTGCCGACCATTTTGCTGGCCCTGTCGGTGAACTGGGTGACAGCGGTGCTGTCGGTGGTGGTGTTCATTGTGGCCAACCAGCTGGAAGGGAATGTGTTCTCTCCGATGATTCTGGGTCGCACCACCAATTTGCACCCTGCCACGGTGTTGCTCAGCATTCTGGTGGGCGTCACCGTTCTGGGCATCTGGGGGGCTTTGCTGGCTGTTCCTCTGGTGGCTCTGGGCAAACTGCTGATGCAAAACTACTACTACACCAGTCGCTTTTACCGTTCGACCGAGGCAAGAATTTTGCGTCCTGAGGACTCCAAAATTTCCAGCTGACGGCCATCTGGATCCAGCACAAAGAACATCCGCTTTCCTGAGGGGGAGCGGGTGATTTCTCTTGAAAAAACCACTCCCTGTTCTTTCAGACGGTCATGGATCCCATCAAAGTCATCCACAATGAAAGCGATGTGTTCCATCCAGTTGGCAGGTTGGGTGGGAAAAGGTCCTTCTGCTGGCTGAAAAAACTGCAAGGTGCCCCCTTCGAATTGCAGCACCACACGCCGCAGTTTTTCCTCTGGATGGGTCTCGTCTTTGGTGATCTGGCCTTCCAGCAGCAGGTAAAAAGCCATCAATCGGTCTGCATCGGTGGTGATGAAAGAAACGTGTTTGAGCATGCTTTCACTTTACCTTGCCTTGAAAATGCTTTTGGCTTTCAAGGAATTTTTAGACCAAGTACTGAAAGTTTTTTCAGATTTATGGACCATCCAAAAACAAGATGTGCTGCACAAACAATCCTTTGACTGATTTTTTCATGACTGTTCGCTCAAGACCTGTGGCTTGACCGGATATTGTGCACACCCAATACTGGAAAAAGTTTCACACAGTTTCAAAACCAGGAGCCGACATGAAAAACAATGTCACCATCAATGCGGTGGCCCGTGAAGCTGGGGTGTCCATCAGCACGGTGTCAAGGGTGCTCAATGGCACAGCCAGTGTGGTCCCCGAGAAGCGCATCAAAGTGGAAGATGCCATGCTGAAGCTCGGCTACCGCACCCAACTGGTGGCGAGTCACCGCAGCACCAGCAAACTGAAAAGCATTGGCGTGATGTTGCAGGACCTCACCAGCACCTATTACACCCATGCCATCTCGGGCATTGAGCAGGCGTTGCAGGACACCGGGCACCATCCGGTGTTCATCAGTGGACACTGGAACCCCACTACCGAGCAAGAAGCCCTTGAAATCCTGCTGGACCGTCAGGTGGCCGGTTTGATTGTGATTGGCGGTTACCTCTCCGAAGACCACCTGCGCACCCTGGTTCGCCAGATCCCCACGGTGATTCTGGACCGCAGGGTGAAAGGTCTGGAAAAGCAGTGCATCCCCATGAACAACACCCTCGGGGCTTACATGGCCACCCGGCACCTGCTGGACCTCGGCCACCGCCAGATTGCCCATGTGACCGGAATGGCCGGAAATCAGGACGCTCTGGAACGCCTGAATGGATACCGTCAGGCCCTGCAAGACGCAGGTGTGCCTTTCGATCCCAATCTGGTGATTCAAGGGGATTTTCGAGAACTCTCTGGCATTCTGGCTGTCGAGATCCTGCTCAGCCGCAATGTGCAGTTTTCAGCGATCTTCTGTGCCAACGACCAGATGGCTTATGGGGTGCGCCTTGCCCTGTTCAGAAAAGGCATCCGTGTGCCACAAGACATTTCTCTGGTCGGCTTCGATGACATTGCCGGGTCGGACTACATCACCCCGCCCCTCACCACCATCCGTCACCCGATCTTTGAAATGGGTTTTGCTGCAGGAAAAGGCCTCCTGAAAGTGCTGTCTCAGCAACCTTTCCCGCATTTCCCCGAGTTTGCGCCCGCTCTGGTGGTGCGTGAATCCACCACCATGCTGTTCAAACCCCGCCACCA
The DNA window shown above is from Deinococcus misasensis DSM 22328 and carries:
- a CDS encoding AI-2E family transporter; translation: MTNAFLEVWRNPWVRVAVFALSIYLFFQFLQTITSVILVFLFAYLIAYLFNPMLDWLQKRRVRRGVGILLVILLLVAFVVLGIFILIAVVNQLTSFAQQLPQLIESGGTFFRGLLKRFNDFEQVPWIAQYSDQLGEMWQRNVSTLSQNALKFFQGLLQQSGTFLGNFANSVLQGVFILILSIYLMSDYHRVNQTLLKIFPERWQPKVLELSAQVNTAIGGYLRGQITIATIVGSIVGIGLAIIGVPSALALGFIAGLFNIIPYLGVIIAIVPTILLALSVNWVTAVLSVVVFIVANQLEGNVFSPMILGRTTNLHPATVLLSILVGVTVLGIWGALLAVPLVALGKLLMQNYYYTSRFYRSTEARILRPEDSKISS
- a CDS encoding LacI family DNA-binding transcriptional regulator; translation: MKNNVTINAVAREAGVSISTVSRVLNGTASVVPEKRIKVEDAMLKLGYRTQLVASHRSTSKLKSIGVMLQDLTSTYYTHAISGIEQALQDTGHHPVFISGHWNPTTEQEALEILLDRQVAGLIVIGGYLSEDHLRTLVRQIPTVILDRRVKGLEKQCIPMNNTLGAYMATRHLLDLGHRQIAHVTGMAGNQDALERLNGYRQALQDAGVPFDPNLVIQGDFRELSGILAVEILLSRNVQFSAIFCANDQMAYGVRLALFRKGIRVPQDISLVGFDDIAGSDYITPPLTTIRHPIFEMGFAAGKGLLKVLSQQPFPHFPEFAPALVVRESTTMLFKPRHQPQKRFDF
- a CDS encoding VOC family protein yields the protein MLKHVSFITTDADRLMAFYLLLEGQITKDETHPEEKLRRVVLQFEGGTLQFFQPAEGPFPTQPANWMEHIAFIVDDFDGIHDRLKEQGVVFSREITRSPSGKRMFFVLDPDGRQLEILESSGRKILASVER